The nucleotide sequence ATGTTCGGCGGAAATAAAACAAAATTCAAAGGGGAATAAGAAAGATGGCAAATGATTTATTCAGAAAAACAACAATTCAGGAATTAAAAATTACTGCCGAAAAAAGAAGCGGGCTTTCTAAGGAATTAGGAGCTTTTGATTTAACAATGTTGGGAATTGGCGCCATCATTGGTACCGGTATATTCGTTTTGACAGGAACAGGGGCTTTGACAGCTGGGCCGGCGCTAACCATTTCTTTTATCATTGCCGGACTAGCCTGTTTTTTTGCCGCTTTGTCCTATGCGGAATTTGCATCTACAGTGCCAATTTCAGGTTCTGTCTATACTTACACATATGTGACGCTTGGAGAGCTTATCGCTTTTATCATCGGGTGGGATTTAATACTTGAGTATTTACTGGCAGTGAGTGCCGTTTCAGTAGGCTGGTCCGGGTATTTCCAATCGCTGCTCGGCGGATTTGGGATTAATTTGCCTGCCGCCCTCACTGCAGCTCCCGGAGCTGTAGAGGGAACTACCACATTCTTTAATCTTCCGGCCTTCATCATCGTCATGCTTATTACTACATTGCTTTCAATCGGCGTCAAAGAATCCAAGCGGGTAAATAATGTGATGGTAATTATCAAAGTATCCGTAGTTTTACTCTTTATCGCTGTAGCTGTTGTATACGTAAAACCAGAAAATTGGCAGCCGTTTACACCGTTTGGTTTTGACGGAGTCTTTGCAGCCGCCGCCTTAGTGTTTTTTGCTTTTATCGGCTTTGATGCTGTTGCCTCTGCTGCCGAAGAAACACGAAATCCGAAAAGGGATCTGCCGCGCGGAATTATCTTCTCGCTTATGATTTGTACGCTTCTTTACGTTATCGTATCTGCTATTATGACCGGAGTTGTTCCTTTTGCACAATTCTCACAGGCTATCGATCATCCTGTATCTCTTGTTCTTCAATTGTCCGGACAAAATTGGGTGGCTGGAATCATTGATCTAGGGGCTATACTTGGCATGACGACTGTAATGCTTGTTATGCTTTATGGCCAGACTAGAGTTATGTTCGCTATGTCCAGAGATGGCTTGATGCCTAAATTTTTCTCTAAAGTAAGCATGAAAACCCATACGCCTTATTTGGCAACCTGGTTTTTTGGCATCGTTGCCGCTTTGCTGGGCGGTTTGATGCGATTGGATGAACTTGCGAAACTTGTAAACATCGGAACTTTGTCGGCATTTATCCTGATATCAGTTGCCGTTATTGTGCTGCGGGTAAAACAACCGGACCTGCCGCGAGCTTTCCGCTGCCCGGCCGTTCCGCTAATACCTTCATTGGCCATTTTGTTCTGCGGCTTCTTGATTTTCCAGTTAGGCAGCGCCACCATGATTCGATTTGTTATTTGGATGGCAATCGGATTGGTCATTTACTTCGTCTATTCCCGGAAACATTCAAATTTAAATGACCGCCCTTAAAATTGGTTACACCTGCAAGAAGCCCGCCTCTCTCATTGAGCGGGCCTCTTTTTATTCCGCTATAAAGTCCGCCTTTAACACGGCATACATGGCCAAATCAACAAATCGGCCTTTCATAAGGAAATGCTGGCGCGCGACTCCTTCTTTCACCATCCCCACCTTTTCCAGCACCCGCTGCGACTGGAAATTGTCCGGAATAATAGGCGCTTCCACTTTATTCAGCCCCATCTTTTCAAAACCGAAAGCGATCAGCGCTTTTGCCGCTTCTTGGGTAAGCCCATTGCCCCAATAGTTGCGTGACAAGGCATAACCGATTTCCGCCCGGCTGTGCTTTGGCAACCATTTTACATAATCGATGGTGCCGATCATCTTCCTTTCGCTCTTCAATTCGATTGCCCAAGTCAGCTTGTTTTTCTGTTCATAGCCGTTCAGGATGAAGCGAAGATGTTCCTCTGTATCTGCCGGCGTCTGATGCACTTCCCATGGCATGAAACGGGAAACCATCGGATCAGATCCATACTCAAACATGTCTCCGGCATCTGCCAAGGTGAGCTTTCTGAGAAGTAAACGCTCTGTTTCGATAACCGGCAAATGGCCGTAGATGTGTTCACTGTCTGTCATTTCATTTCCTCCTTTTATTGATTGCTCGCCAGGCTTCCTTTTTCCGTGACTTGTACTTTCCAGGAAACAATCGTTGTGCTGTCCCGAACTCCATTTTTCTCAATTTCCGCTAGCAGCGCACTAACGCCTTGTTCATTTGAAACGCCCTTAAAGCATCTCCTGATTACTTTTGGTTCCGCAAACGGTTCACCTGGACATTCAACCAAACCATCGGTCGTCAGAAACAAATGATTATCCCCTTGGCGCAATTCCCGGGTGCTGCTTGAATAACAAGGCACCGCTCCTTCAAAAGTGTTCACTTGCCCGATCCATTCGTAAAATTGGCGCTGGTTCAGCTGATACTGCCCAAATCCGGCCAATTCCGGATGAAACAAATACAACAGGCAGTCCCCGACCGAAAACCACCAAATGTACTTGCCTTTTCGGACAGCAATCAAACAAGCCGTTTCTCCCTGGACATTCCGGCAGACTTTGCGGAATTCTTCAGCTTGAAACATAGCCAGCACCTTTTTTTCAAGCGAGTGAAAAAAGGCAGGATCAAGCGGCTGATTCAACAAAGTTTCCAGCGCTGCTTTGTGGGCTTCCACTTGTTCCAAGACTTTCTCCGCGCTTTCTGCCGTATTGTGCGCATCGAGCAGCAGGACGAATTCCCAATCTGCCTGTGAGTTTATCCACACCAGGCAGCCGTCTTCGTTCTTGTACTGCCCGGCCGATGAATTGCCGCCGAAGCGCCCGACCGTCAGATGATCCATTGAAAAGACATGGGGCCGGTCGACAAAACTGTCGCGGCTGCCGACCCAACTAAAACTTTCTGCTGTTTTCTCCAAATGCCCTTCCCCCTTTAGATTTTTCTAACATTATATGGGAAATGGCATAGGAATGGAATACATTTCCTACGTGCAGATGCACGCCTAGTTTTTTCTGCAAAAAAAAAGCCGCTTGCCGAAGCAAACCGCTTTTCCTTTAATTTGCTATTCATTTAAAATGCTTTCTTCCAGCATGTCGAATTTGTTGCCGTAGACTTTTGTGATATGGCCGTCTCCCCATGTGCAAAGCGAATTCAGGATGCTCTCGAGGCTTTCCCCATATTCGCTCAATTCATACTCCACTTTTGGCGGTACCTGATTGTAGACAATCCGGTTAATGACGCCATCAGACTCCAATTCACGCAATTGCTGCGTCAGCATTTTCTGGGTAATGTCCGGCATTAAGCGGCGCAATTCACTCGTCCGCTTCTTGCCCCGCATCAAGTGGCACAAAATGACGCATTTCCATTTTCCACCAATGACTTCCAGCGTCGCTTCTACGGAAATATTGTATTTCTTATGCTTCATTAATTTCTTCTCCTTTCATAGGAACCAAAAAGTTCCTACGATACTTTTTGGTGTCTATAGCACTTTAAAGTGCGTACTTCTCTTTGTTTCGTGTATGTCCCATACTAACATTTATCGGTTGAAACACAACGATATTATTCTTATTTTGGAGGAGAAAAAATGGCTACAGATAGAAAAAGAAGCTCCTTTGCTCTTTTGGCTTTAGCACTCAGTGCATTTGCCATCGGCACAACAGAATTCATCAGCGTCGGACTGTTGCCGATGATTGCGGAAGATTTGGATATCTCAGTTACCACCGCTGGCCTCACCGTATCCATCTATGCACTGGGCGTCATGTTCGGAGCACCGGTCCTTACCTCGCTGACGTCCAATATGTCCCGGAAATCTTTATTGCTTTGGATTATGGTGGTTTTCATCGCCGGGAATTTGATGGCGGCTTTGGCTGGAACGGTTGGCTTGCTGCTGGTCGCCCGTGTCATTTCTGCCCTTGCCCATGGCATTTTTATGGCCATCGGCGCTACGATTGCCGCAGATCTTGTTCCGCCTCATAAAAGAGCAAGTGCTATTGCGATCATGTTTACCGGATTAACGGTTGCGACCGTCACGGGTGTCCCATTCGGCACATTTATCGGCCAATTATTCGGATGGCGCTTTGCATTTTTCACAATTGTCATCATCGGGGTTATTGCGTTGATCGGCAACAGCATCCTGGTTCCATCCGATTTGCCGAAAGGAGCTCGCACGACATTTGGCGATCAGCTTAAATTAGTTACAAACGGCCGATTGCTGCTGGTTTTTATCATCACTGCATTGGGGTATGGAGGAACGTTCGTGGTTTTCACGTATTTATCGCCTTTGCTGCAGGAAGTTACCGGATTCAAATCCGGAACCGTCACGTTGATTCTGCTGGTTTATGGCCTTGCCATTGCTGCCGGAAACACCATCGGCGGCAAATTATCGAACCGCAACCCGATTAACGCACTGTTTTATATGTTTTTGATCCAGGCAGTCATCTTAGTGGTTTTAGCGTTTACCGCTCCTTTCAAAGTTGCTGGACTAATCACCATTCTTCTGATGGGCTTGTTCGCTTTCATGAACGTACCGGGTCTGCAGGTATATGTAGTGATGCTCGCAGAACGTTTTGTACCAAGTGCAGTCGATGTCGCTTCCGCTATCAATATTGCCGCATTTAATGCCGGTATTGCATTAGGCGCTTATTTCGGCGGCCTGATTGCAGAGTCTTTCGGGCTGACCCACACTGCTTGGGCAGGTGGATTGATGGTGTTTGCCGCTGTCATTTTGACCGGCTGGAGCCGTCTGCTCGAACGCAAGTCCCTGAGTAAAGAAATGCCGCTGCATCCGGTACAGGATACCCAGCTAGGTTGAGGCATAGGATTTGGGTTATGAATTTACTAACAGGAATATTTTTATTACACAGGAGGATGATCAATGATGGAAAAAACTTTGCAAGATACAGTTAAATTACAAAATGGTGTAGAAATGCCCTGGTTCGGATTAGGGGTTTTTAGAGTTTCTGAAGGACCTGAGCTCGTAAATGCAGTCAAAGCCGCCATCAAAAATGGTTATCGCAGCATTGATACGGCTGCCATCTATGGCAATGAAGAAGGCGTCGGCCGAGGAATCCGGGAAGGGATGGCAGAAGCCGGCATCTCCAGAGATGAGTTATTTATAACATCAAAAGTCTGGAATGCAGATTTAGGCTATGAACCCACCATTGCTGCCTATGAAGCAAGTTTGCAGCGGCTTGGTTTGGAGTACTTGGATTTATACCTTATCCACTGGCCGGTTGAAGGAAAATACAAAGAGGCCTGGAAAGCTTTAGAAACTTTGTACAAAGACGGACGCGTCAAATCCATCGGCGTCAGCAACTTCCAGGTCCATCATTTGAAAGACCTGCTGCAGGAAGCCGAAATCAAGCCGATGGTCAACCAGGTTGAATA is from Planococcus liqunii and encodes:
- a CDS encoding MFS transporter encodes the protein MATDRKRSSFALLALALSAFAIGTTEFISVGLLPMIAEDLDISVTTAGLTVSIYALGVMFGAPVLTSLTSNMSRKSLLLWIMVVFIAGNLMAALAGTVGLLLVARVISALAHGIFMAIGATIAADLVPPHKRASAIAIMFTGLTVATVTGVPFGTFIGQLFGWRFAFFTIVIIGVIALIGNSILVPSDLPKGARTTFGDQLKLVTNGRLLLVFIITALGYGGTFVVFTYLSPLLQEVTGFKSGTVTLILLVYGLAIAAGNTIGGKLSNRNPINALFYMFLIQAVILVVLAFTAPFKVAGLITILLMGLFAFMNVPGLQVYVVMLAERFVPSAVDVASAINIAAFNAGIALGAYFGGLIAESFGLTHTAWAGGLMVFAAVILTGWSRLLERKSLSKEMPLHPVQDTQLG
- a CDS encoding protein phosphatase 2C domain-containing protein; the protein is MEKTAESFSWVGSRDSFVDRPHVFSMDHLTVGRFGGNSSAGQYKNEDGCLVWINSQADWEFVLLLDAHNTAESAEKVLEQVEAHKAALETLLNQPLDPAFFHSLEKKVLAMFQAEEFRKVCRNVQGETACLIAVRKGKYIWWFSVGDCLLYLFHPELAGFGQYQLNQRQFYEWIGQVNTFEGAVPCYSSSTRELRQGDNHLFLTTDGLVECPGEPFAEPKVIRRCFKGVSNEQGVSALLAEIEKNGVRDSTTIVSWKVQVTEKGSLASNQ
- a CDS encoding aldo/keto reductase translates to MEKTLQDTVKLQNGVEMPWFGLGVFRVSEGPELVNAVKAAIKNGYRSIDTAAIYGNEEGVGRGIREGMAEAGISRDELFITSKVWNADLGYEPTIAAYEASLQRLGLEYLDLYLIHWPVEGKYKEAWKALETLYKDGRVKSIGVSNFQVHHLKDLLQEAEIKPMVNQVEYHPYLTQKEVQAFCIEQGIQLEAWSPLMAGELLNQPVLKEIAEKYNKSVAQVILRWDLQNGVVTIPKSTNEQRIIENASIYDFELSIEDMDRIETLNQNKRVGPDPDNFDF
- a CDS encoding amino acid permease: MANDLFRKTTIQELKITAEKRSGLSKELGAFDLTMLGIGAIIGTGIFVLTGTGALTAGPALTISFIIAGLACFFAALSYAEFASTVPISGSVYTYTYVTLGELIAFIIGWDLILEYLLAVSAVSVGWSGYFQSLLGGFGINLPAALTAAPGAVEGTTTFFNLPAFIIVMLITTLLSIGVKESKRVNNVMVIIKVSVVLLFIAVAVVYVKPENWQPFTPFGFDGVFAAAALVFFAFIGFDAVASAAEETRNPKRDLPRGIIFSLMICTLLYVIVSAIMTGVVPFAQFSQAIDHPVSLVLQLSGQNWVAGIIDLGAILGMTTVMLVMLYGQTRVMFAMSRDGLMPKFFSKVSMKTHTPYLATWFFGIVAALLGGLMRLDELAKLVNIGTLSAFILISVAVIVLRVKQPDLPRAFRCPAVPLIPSLAILFCGFLIFQLGSATMIRFVIWMAIGLVIYFVYSRKHSNLNDRP
- a CDS encoding GNAT family N-acetyltransferase, with amino-acid sequence MTDSEHIYGHLPVIETERLLLRKLTLADAGDMFEYGSDPMVSRFMPWEVHQTPADTEEHLRFILNGYEQKNKLTWAIELKSERKMIGTIDYVKWLPKHSRAEIGYALSRNYWGNGLTQEAAKALIAFGFEKMGLNKVEAPIIPDNFQSQRVLEKVGMVKEGVARQHFLMKGRFVDLAMYAVLKADFIAE
- a CDS encoding winged helix-turn-helix transcriptional regulator, producing the protein MKHKKYNISVEATLEVIGGKWKCVILCHLMRGKKRTSELRRLMPDITQKMLTQQLRELESDGVINRIVYNQVPPKVEYELSEYGESLESILNSLCTWGDGHITKVYGNKFDMLEESILNE